The genomic stretch CACTGATATCTAGGTGGCTGGAATCCATGCCGTTTTCTTTCATTTGTTTGGGGATGATGAATCCTCGGGCAATGCGGAGTTTCTCCCTCTCGGTATAACCCGGAATTTCAATCACTTCCATCCTGTCCACCAGAGGGCGGGGAACATTGTGAAGGGAGTTGGCTGTGGTAATGAACATGACCTTGGATAGGTCGTAGGGCACTTCCAGGTAATGATCGCTGAAGCTGTTGTTCTGCTCCGGATCGAGAACCTCCAGCAAGGCGGCAGCAGGGTCACCACGGAAATCGCTGCTCATCTTATCTATCTCATCCAGTAAGAACACGGGGTTGGTGGTACCTGCTTTTTTAATAGACTGGATGATTTTTCCGGGAAGGGCTCCTACATAGGTCTTTCTATGACCGCGAATTTCCGCTTCATCCCTGATTCCACCAAGGGATATTCTGACAAATTCACGGTTTAATGCCCTGGCTACGGAGCGTCCGAGGGACGTTTTTCCTGTCCCGGGAGGCCCTACAAAGCAGAGGATGGGTCCTTTGAGTTTTTCCCGTATCTGCCGTACCGCTATATAATCGAGAATCCTGTCTTTGGCATTTTTTAGGTTGTAATGATCTTCATCCAGGACACGTGCTGCCCGGGCCAGGTTCATCCTGTCATCCGACTCTTCACTCCAGGGAAGATCGGCAAGCCATTCCAGATATGTCCTGAGAATACCTGATTCGGGACTCATGGGCTGGATACGGGAGAGTCGTTTCACCTCTTTAAGGGCTCTGGCTCTAATATCTTCGGGCATGCCCTTGTCGTTGATCCTGTTTTCAAGTTCAATGGCTCCTGATGGATCTTCCTGTTCTGAACTTCCCAGTTCTTTGTTGATTTCCTTCAGCTGCTCATTGAGGAAGTATTCTTACTGGGTTTTTTCAATCTTTTTACGAACACGGCCGGAAATATCCTGCTTCAGGGTATTCTTTTCTATTTCCAGCTGAACGATCTCAGTCAGTTTATTGATCTTTTCACCGGGACTTTCCATCTCGAGGAGGCCAATCTTGAAGTCTGTCGGGATATCTATCTGAGAGGCGATCAGACCAATGACTTTTTCAGGAGTCTGAGCCTGTTCCACCTGGTTTTTGATTTCTCGTGTGATTTTTTTGTTCTTCCTGGCGTATTCGTAAAAGGTCTCCTGGAGGGTTTCCATACCCACAGCCAAAGTCCTGCCGATTTCCCGGCTTTCTATCAGGTCCTTGTATTGAATCAGGAGAATATCTTTGTTCTTGACCAGCTTCAGGATCTGACCCTTGCTGCGTCCTTCAACCAGAAGTCGCGAACTGCCATCGGGCAGTTTGAGAACCTGCAGAATATGAGCCACAGTTCCGGTTGAATAGAGATGTTTTTTCTGAATGGGTGAATCTGCAACTTCTTTCTGGAAAGCAAGAAAAATATCCCGCTTTCCCTTCATAGCCACATCAATCGCTTTGGTTGAGGCCGTATCAGTCAGAAAAAAAGGAGCTACCGTGTAAGGGAATATGACAGTATCCGGAAGGATAATGACCGGGAGCTCCTTTTTTCGGAAACTAAGCTGTGATTTTTTTATTCTCATGTAGGGCGTTTTCCCAGGGGGCTTCAATTTTTTCCGGATCGGTGAGAATCACGGGCAATGCATCATTTTGAATGACATCCCTGGTAACGATAACTTTCTTTTTTCCAACCATGGAAGGAAGGTCGTACATGATGTCCAGCAATACCGATTCAACTATGGAACGAATACCACGGGCTCCGGTTTTTCTCTCCAGAGCTTTTTCTGCAATTGCATCTATGGCAGCTTCTTCAAAAGCCAGTTCGGTTTCATCCAGTTTCAAAGATTCTTCAAACTGTCTGATAATGGAGTTCCTCGGTTCTGTGATGACCCTTTTGAGGTCTTCTTTTTTGAGGGTGTCCAGGCTGACCTGAATGGGCAGACGTCCTATGAACTCGGGTATGAGTCCGAATCTGACAAGGTCGTCGGGATGCATTTGTTTGAACAATTGGGCCATGTTCTTATCGCCTGTCTTTCTGACATCCGAACCAAACCCCATGGATTGCTGGCTGACTCTGGATTCGATTATCTTGTCCAGACCGACAAAGGCACCGCCGCAGATGATCAGAATATTGGATGTATCAATCTTAAGCATTTCCTGGTTGGGATGCTTCCTTCCACCCTGGGGGGGGACAGAGGCGATAGAACCTTCGATGATCTTCAGCAGAGCTTGTTGAACACCCTCTCCTGAAACGTCCCGTGTTATGGATACATTTTCTCCCTTGCGGGCAATTTTATCAATCTCATCAATATAGATGATCCCTCTTTCGGCGGCTGCAATGTTATTTCCCGACGCCTGAATCAGCTTCAGAAGGATGTTTTCCACGTCTTCACCCACATAACCGGCTTCAGTCAGTGTGGTGGCATCGGCGATGGCAAAGGGGACTTTCAGTTTCCGGGCCAATGTTTTGGCAAGGAGTGTTTTTCCTGTTCCCGTGGGGCCAATGAGGAGGACATTCGTTTTCTCCAGCTCTACATCGGCGGAGACTTTGTCCTTGAACATGATTCTTTTGTAGTGATTATAAACACCCACAGAGAGAGTCTTCTTGGCACTTTCCTGCCCGATGACATATTCATCCAGGTATTGTTTGATCTCCTGGGGAGTCGGTATTTCGTCAATAAAATCGGAAGAGACATTTTCTTCTTCCAACATGATTTTATTGCAGACCTGGACGCATTCGTCGCAGATATATACGCCGGGTCCGGCGATGAGCTTCTTGGCAACATCCGAGTGTTTGCCGCAAAAGGAGCATACTTTCAATTCTTTACTTTTCGTTCTGGCCATTTTTTACCTCTTGAGAATGCTGTCTGTGATCCCGTATTGGGCCGCTTCTTCTGCAGACATGAAAAAGTCACGTTCCATATCGGTTGCAATCTCGTCATAACTATTTCCTGTATTGTCTGCAAAGTATTGTATCAGCATTTTCTTGAGACGGATAATCTCACGAGCCTGAATCCCGATATCCCGGGCCTGACCCTGAACACCTCCCCAGGGCTGGTGAATCATAACGCGGGCTGAGGGCAGGCAATATCTCTTGCCCTGTGCGCCTCCTGCCAGGAGAACCGCACCCATGGAGGCTGCCTGGCCGATACAAATCGTCTGAACATCAGGTTTGATGTGCTGCATTGTATCGTATATAGCCAGTCCGGCAGTAACGGAACCACCGGGACTGTTGATGTATAAATTGATATCTTTTTCGGGATCTTCCGATTCCAGAAAAAGAAGTTGTGCAACTACAAGGTCTGCCGTTACATCGTGTATTTCACCATCAAGGAAAACAATTCTGTCTTTTAGAAGACGGGAAAATATGTCATAAGACCGTTCTCCTGTTCCTGTTTTCTCAACAACAACAGGCACCAGTGTATTGTTCTGAACATGCATATCGGCAGATTCCTTATTTTTTGTTTTTTTAGGCCATCAGGTCGGTATAATCGACCTTTTCGGCACTTTTATTGATCTTGGCATTGTCCAGTAGAAATTCAACTACCTTCTTCTGCTTGATATCACTACCAAGATACTCTTTTAAGCCGGCTTCGCCAAATGATTTCTTGAGATCTTCAACAGGCATGCTGTACATTTCTGCCTGTTTCTTGATTTCTTCTTCCATTTCCTCATCGCTGACTTCAATTTTTTCATCTTCGATGATTTTGTTGAAAATCAGCTGGGATTTCAGGCTTTTAACGGCATTTTCTTTCCAGGATTCAAGCATCTGATCTTTGGTCTGTCCCTGCATCGCAAGGAACTGGAGCATCTGCTCTTCCTTGGTCTGGGACTGCTGAAGGAAGTTTTTCCAGTTATTTTCCTGTTCGGCTTTGATCATGGAAACAGGAAGAATAATGTCGCTGTCTTCAACCAATTTGTTCATTAGTTGTTCAACTTTTTCACTCTTGATCTTTTTATCAGCTTTTTCCTGCAACTGATTCTTGATGTCCTTTCTCAGATCTTCAATGGTTTCAAACTTCTCATTGACATCCTGTGCCAGTTCATCATCCAGTTCAGGTAGCTGTTTTTCTTTAACTGCCTTAACTTTCACTTTCACTTTCAGTGATCTTCCAGCCAGATCCTTATTTTCAAAGTCATCTTTGTATTTTTTAGAAATGACTTTTTCTTCATTCTTTTTCATGCCGACAATCTCTTTGTCGATCTTGTAAAGGTTGTAGCCGGTTCCTACAGTGAAAACAAAGTCTTCT from Oceanispirochaeta sp. encodes the following:
- a CDS encoding AAA family ATPase, which translates into the protein MPEDIRARALKEVKRLSRIQPMSPESGILRTYLEWLADLPWSEESDDRMNLARAARVLDEDHYNLKNAKDRILDYIAVRQIREKLKGPILCFVGPPGTGKTSLGRSVARALNREFVRISLGGIRDEAEIRGHRKTYVGALPGKIIQSIKKAGTTNPVFLLDEIDKMSSDFRGDPAAALLEVLDPEQNNSFSDHYLEVPYDLSKVMFITTANSLHNVPRPLVDRMEVIEIPGYTEREKLRIARGFIIPKQMKENGMDSSHLDISDDAVQTIIRNYTMESGVRNLERQIGQVIRKITREAIDNFQ
- the tig gene encoding trigger factor, with amino-acid sequence MITSKSIEKLENSAVKLSLTVGKEHAATEYNELLNKYKKEVQIKGFRKGKVPSSVIERKFGEGIRQEAASNLMDKALKAAMEDLEEKPLGYDYPEVQGEPILNPEEDFSFDLIYDTFPEVKFGEYKGIKIDEKQVKILKKHENLELEKIQEQNSVVMDKADETVGDDNIVTIDYCEMDGKEEIEDTKREDFVFTVGTGYNLYKIDKEIVGMKKNEEKVISKKYKDDFENKDLAGRSLKVKVKVKAVKEKQLPELDDELAQDVNEKFETIEDLRKDIKNQLQEKADKKIKSEKVEQLMNKLVEDSDIILPVSMIKAEQENNWKNFLQQSQTKEEQMLQFLAMQGQTKDQMLESWKENAVKSLKSQLIFNKIIEDEKIEVSDEEMEEEIKKQAEMYSMPVEDLKKSFGEAGLKEYLGSDIKQKKVVEFLLDNAKINKSAEKVDYTDLMA
- the clpX gene encoding ATP-dependent Clp protease ATP-binding subunit ClpX — protein: MARTKSKELKVCSFCGKHSDVAKKLIAGPGVYICDECVQVCNKIMLEEENVSSDFIDEIPTPQEIKQYLDEYVIGQESAKKTLSVGVYNHYKRIMFKDKVSADVELEKTNVLLIGPTGTGKTLLAKTLARKLKVPFAIADATTLTEAGYVGEDVENILLKLIQASGNNIAAAERGIIYIDEIDKIARKGENVSITRDVSGEGVQQALLKIIEGSIASVPPQGGRKHPNQEMLKIDTSNILIICGGAFVGLDKIIESRVSQQSMGFGSDVRKTGDKNMAQLFKQMHPDDLVRFGLIPEFIGRLPIQVSLDTLKKEDLKRVITEPRNSIIRQFEESLKLDETELAFEEAAIDAIAEKALERKTGARGIRSIVESVLLDIMYDLPSMVGKKKVIVTRDVIQNDALPVILTDPEKIEAPWENALHENKKITA
- the clpP gene encoding ATP-dependent Clp endopeptidase proteolytic subunit ClpP yields the protein MHVQNNTLVPVVVEKTGTGERSYDIFSRLLKDRIVFLDGEIHDVTADLVVAQLLFLESEDPEKDINLYINSPGGSVTAGLAIYDTMQHIKPDVQTICIGQAASMGAVLLAGGAQGKRYCLPSARVMIHQPWGGVQGQARDIGIQAREIIRLKKMLIQYFADNTGNSYDEIATDMERDFFMSAEEAAQYGITDSILKR
- a CDS encoding LON peptidase substrate-binding domain-containing protein, translating into MRIKKSQLSFRKKELPVIILPDTVIFPYTVAPFFLTDTASTKAIDVAMKGKRDIFLAFQKEVADSPIQKKHLYSTGTVAHILQVLKLPDGSSRLLVEGRSKGQILKLVKNKDILLIQYKDLIESREIGRTLAVGMETLQETFYEYARKNKKITREIKNQVEQAQTPEKVIGLIASQIDIPTDFKIGLLEMESPGEKINKLTEIVQLEIEKNTLKQDISGRVRKKIEKTQ